One genomic window of Streptomyces sp. NBC_01498 includes the following:
- a CDS encoding pyruvate dehydrogenase, which produces MARQNVAEQFVDILARAGVRRMYGVVGDSLNPVVDAVRRNAAVDWVQVRHEEAAAFAAGAEAQITGRLAVCAGSCGPGNLHLINGLYDAHRSMAPVLALASHIPTAEIGLGFFQETHPERLFEECSHYNEMISSPEQMPRLVRTAIQHAVGRGGVSVVTLPGDIASRPAPAKAAEHALVTSRPTARPGDPEIDKLVRLIDEAERVTLFCGSGTAGAHAEVMEFAERIKSPIGHALRGKEWIQYDNKFDVGMSGLLGYGAAYEATHECELLLLLGTDFPYHAFLPDGSDVKIAQVDIRPERLGRRAQLELAVWGDVRETLRCITPRVRAKHDRRFLDRMLKKHADALEGVVGAYTRKVDKHVPIHPEYVASVLDELADDDAVFTVDTGMCNVWAARYLTPNGRRRVIGSFSHGSMANALPQAIGAQFTDRERQVVSMSGDGGFAMLMGDFLTLVQYDLPVKIVLFDNSALGMVELEMMVAGLPAYGTTNRNPDFAAVARAAGAFGVRVEKPKHLAGALKDAFRHPGPALVDVVTDPHALSIPPKIRADMVQGFALSAGKMVLDGGVGRMVQMARSNLRNLPRP; this is translated from the coding sequence ATGGCCAGGCAGAACGTGGCGGAGCAGTTCGTCGACATCCTCGCCCGCGCGGGGGTGCGGCGGATGTACGGAGTCGTCGGTGACAGCCTCAACCCCGTGGTGGACGCCGTCCGCCGCAACGCGGCCGTCGACTGGGTCCAGGTCAGGCACGAGGAGGCGGCGGCCTTCGCGGCCGGCGCCGAGGCCCAGATCACCGGCCGGCTCGCCGTCTGCGCGGGCTCCTGCGGCCCCGGCAATCTGCATCTGATCAACGGGCTGTACGACGCGCACCGCTCCATGGCCCCCGTGCTGGCGCTCGCCTCGCACATCCCCACGGCCGAGATCGGCCTCGGCTTCTTCCAGGAGACGCACCCGGAGCGGCTGTTCGAGGAGTGCAGCCACTACAACGAGATGATCTCCAGCCCCGAACAGATGCCCCGGCTGGTCCGGACGGCCATCCAGCACGCGGTCGGCCGGGGCGGCGTCAGCGTGGTCACCCTGCCCGGCGACATCGCCTCCCGGCCCGCCCCGGCGAAGGCGGCCGAGCACGCCCTGGTCACCTCCCGGCCGACGGCCCGCCCCGGCGACCCGGAGATCGACAAACTGGTCCGGCTCATCGACGAGGCGGAGCGCGTCACCCTCTTCTGCGGCAGCGGGACGGCCGGGGCGCACGCCGAGGTGATGGAGTTCGCCGAGCGGATCAAGTCGCCGATCGGCCACGCCCTGCGCGGCAAGGAGTGGATTCAGTACGACAACAAGTTCGACGTCGGCATGAGCGGGCTGCTCGGTTACGGCGCCGCGTACGAGGCCACCCACGAGTGCGAGCTGCTCCTCCTGCTCGGCACCGACTTCCCGTACCACGCCTTCCTGCCGGACGGCTCCGACGTGAAGATCGCACAGGTCGACATCCGGCCCGAACGCCTCGGACGGCGCGCGCAGTTGGAGCTGGCGGTGTGGGGCGACGTACGGGAGACGCTGCGCTGTATCACTCCGCGCGTCCGGGCCAAGCACGACCGCCGCTTCCTGGACCGGATGCTGAAGAAGCACGCCGACGCGCTGGAGGGCGTGGTCGGGGCGTACACCCGCAAGGTCGACAAGCACGTCCCGATCCACCCGGAGTACGTGGCGTCCGTGCTGGACGAACTGGCCGACGACGACGCCGTGTTCACCGTCGACACCGGCATGTGCAACGTCTGGGCCGCCCGCTATCTGACGCCCAACGGGCGGCGCCGGGTGATCGGTTCGTTCAGCCACGGCTCGATGGCCAACGCCCTGCCGCAGGCGATCGGCGCGCAGTTCACCGACCGGGAGCGGCAGGTCGTCTCGATGTCGGGCGACGGCGGATTCGCCATGCTGATGGGCGACTTCCTCACCCTCGTCCAGTACGACCTGCCGGTCAAGATCGTGCTGTTCGACAACTCCGCCCTGGGGATGGTCGAGTTGGAGATGATGGTGGCCGGTCTGCCGGCGTACGGCACCACCAACCGCAACCCCGACTTCGCCGCCGTCGCCCGCGCCGCCGGGGCTTTCGGCGTCCGGGTGGAGAAGCCGAAACATCTCGCGGGCGCCCTCAAGGACGCCTTCCGGCACCCGGGACCGGCCCTGGTGGACGTGGTCACCGACCCCCACGCCCTGTCCATCCCGCCGAAGATCCGCGCCGACATGGTGCAGGGCTTCGCGCTCTCCGCCGGGAAGATGGTGCTGGACGGAGGGGTGGGCCGGATGGTGCAGATGGCCCGCTCCAACCTGCGGAACCTGCCGCGCCCCTGA
- a CDS encoding protein phosphatase 2C domain-containing protein, which yields MSQQGDPPATADDWWGRLYDASARDTGPAGPPEDTVDDRFDSATDTLGGRAAPPPRRYDQAVDAIDVTDEDEDDSTDEEVADRPVSPPPGWWEAHGAHPVMPVPEPPPTAAPPPPPTPVAPAPLAPRPRAPWEPPPAAFDPTAHDPTGTAVPRDPRTSHEPPPNPARPPAPHPAPHPGHVGDSPPGYAAEPTALPAAEPGALDQLVADTVLDGAEYGTYTLRAASLRGDAARHRGEPRRDALLTARFGTGPGALVLVAVATGARATEGAHLSAADACRWIGGAVGRSHSRLSEDIRAGRRGDLKSGLHRLTDRTYGKLRTHAAELGRDPDDYTASLRCLLLPADPGCRTRVFFGVGGGGLFRLRDGAWQDLEPVLPDPSAVRGAPVLGFGSAPPDAPTEQTPEGDRLTMDLEITKPPGPVVEDPVPPPPEPFRFRASVARPGDTLLLTSSGLAEPLRGVPALGAELAGRWASGGPPGLAGYLSDVGLRVKGYADDRTAVGVWEA from the coding sequence ATGAGCCAGCAGGGGGACCCGCCCGCCACCGCCGACGACTGGTGGGGACGGCTGTACGACGCGTCCGCACGCGACACGGGTCCGGCCGGGCCGCCGGAGGACACGGTCGACGACCGCTTCGACTCGGCCACGGACACCCTCGGCGGCCGGGCCGCGCCCCCGCCCCGGCGCTACGACCAGGCCGTCGACGCCATCGACGTGACCGACGAGGACGAGGACGACTCCACCGACGAGGAGGTGGCGGACCGGCCCGTCTCCCCGCCCCCGGGCTGGTGGGAGGCGCACGGCGCCCACCCGGTGATGCCCGTTCCCGAGCCCCCGCCGACCGCCGCGCCCCCTCCGCCCCCGACCCCCGTGGCCCCCGCCCCGCTCGCGCCCCGGCCACGGGCGCCCTGGGAGCCGCCCCCCGCCGCCTTCGACCCCACCGCCCACGACCCGACAGGGACGGCCGTGCCCCGCGACCCGCGCACCTCCCACGAACCACCGCCGAACCCGGCCCGGCCCCCGGCGCCCCACCCCGCCCCGCACCCCGGCCACGTCGGCGACAGCCCGCCCGGTTACGCCGCCGAACCCACGGCCCTGCCCGCCGCCGAACCCGGCGCGCTCGACCAGCTCGTCGCCGACACCGTGCTCGACGGCGCCGAGTACGGCACATACACGCTCCGCGCCGCCTCCCTGCGCGGCGACGCGGCCCGCCACCGGGGCGAACCGCGCCGGGACGCCCTGCTCACCGCCCGCTTCGGCACCGGCCCCGGCGCCCTCGTGCTGGTCGCCGTGGCCACCGGCGCCCGCGCCACCGAGGGCGCCCACCTCTCCGCCGCCGACGCGTGCCGGTGGATCGGCGGCGCCGTCGGCCGCAGCCACAGCCGCCTCTCCGAGGACATAAGAGCCGGCCGCCGAGGCGACCTGAAATCCGGTCTGCACCGGCTCACCGACCGTACGTACGGCAAACTCCGCACCCACGCCGCCGAGTTGGGCCGCGACCCCGACGACTACACCGCGAGCCTGCGCTGTCTGCTGCTCCCCGCCGACCCCGGCTGCCGGACCCGGGTCTTCTTCGGTGTCGGCGGCGGCGGACTCTTCCGGCTGCGGGACGGCGCCTGGCAGGACCTGGAGCCGGTGCTCCCCGATCCCTCCGCCGTCCGGGGCGCACCGGTCCTCGGCTTCGGCTCCGCGCCCCCCGACGCCCCCACCGAACAAACCCCCGAGGGCGACCGGCTCACCATGGACCTGGAGATCACCAAGCCGCCGGGGCCGGTCGTCGAGGACCCCGTCCCGCCGCCCCCCGAGCCGTTCCGTTTCCGCGCCTCGGTGGCCCGTCCGGGCGACACGCTCCTGCTGACCAGTTCCGGGCTCGCCGAGCCCCTGCGCGGGGTCCCGGCCCTCGGCGCGGAACTGGCCGGGCGCTGGGCCTCCGGCGGCCCGCCGGGGCTGGCCGGCTATCTGTCGGACGTCGGACTGCGGGTCAAGGGGTACGCCGACGACCGCACGGCCGTCGGCGTCTGGGAGGCGTGA
- a CDS encoding helix-turn-helix domain-containing protein: protein MLGAIGLDERQESAYRALVALGAAEAADLAHRLALPERDTERALRRLEQQGLAAQSSSRTGRWVAAPPAVALGALLTQQRHELERAELAAVLLAEEYRAESAGPAVHDLVEVVTGAGAVAHRFHQLQLGATEEVRALVTGRPVVVAGAENESEERVVTRGVRYRVVIERAVLSLPDGIAELSAALGRDEQVRVVDRVPTKLMIADRTLAMVPLTGGEAEPAALVVHASGLLESLSGLFEAVWRDALPLRLVPGGARRDEVTVAEEAGGGPGETDLEVLSLLLAGMTDASVAKQLDLGLRTVQRRVKALMELAGVTTRLQLGWHAYEKGWVARAARR, encoded by the coding sequence GTGCTGGGAGCGATAGGTCTCGACGAGAGACAGGAGTCGGCGTACCGCGCGCTGGTGGCGCTCGGCGCGGCCGAGGCGGCCGATCTGGCGCATCGGCTCGCGCTGCCGGAGCGGGACACCGAACGCGCGCTGCGACGGCTGGAACAGCAGGGGCTGGCCGCGCAGTCGTCCTCCCGTACGGGGCGCTGGGTGGCCGCGCCGCCGGCGGTGGCGCTGGGCGCGCTGCTCACCCAGCAGCGGCACGAGCTGGAGCGGGCAGAGCTGGCCGCCGTCCTCCTCGCGGAGGAGTACCGCGCCGAGTCGGCGGGGCCCGCCGTGCACGACCTGGTGGAGGTGGTGACGGGCGCCGGCGCCGTGGCGCACCGTTTCCACCAGCTCCAGCTCGGCGCGACGGAGGAGGTCCGCGCGCTGGTCACCGGGCGGCCGGTGGTGGTGGCGGGGGCGGAGAACGAGTCCGAGGAACGGGTCGTGACACGCGGTGTCCGCTACCGCGTGGTGATCGAGCGCGCGGTGCTGTCGCTGCCGGACGGGATCGCCGAGCTGTCGGCGGCGCTCGGCCGCGACGAACAGGTACGGGTGGTCGACCGGGTGCCGACGAAGCTGATGATCGCCGACCGGACCCTCGCGATGGTGCCGCTGACCGGGGGCGAGGCGGAGCCCGCGGCGCTGGTCGTGCACGCGAGCGGGCTGCTGGAGTCGCTGTCGGGGCTGTTCGAGGCGGTCTGGCGGGACGCGCTTCCACTGCGTCTGGTGCCGGGCGGGGCGCGCCGGGACGAGGTGACGGTGGCCGAGGAGGCGGGCGGGGGGCCGGGCGAGACCGATCTGGAGGTGCTCTCGCTGCTGCTCGCCGGGATGACGGACGCGAGCGTCGCCAAACAGCTGGACCTGGGGCTGCGCACCGTACAGCGGCGGGTGAAGGCGCTCATGGAGCTGGCGGGTGTGACCACGCGGCTCCAGCTGGGGTGGCACGCGTACGAGAAGGGCTGGGTGGCCCGCGCCGCACGGCGGTGA
- a CDS encoding DUF456 domain-containing protein, protein MDVGQLVLVCLVILLGVIGVLIPGVPGPAIVWAAVVWWALSDTSALAWGVLIGSTAVLLLSQALRPLLPSRRTRPSGIRRRTLLAGGLTGIVGFFVLPVVGVVPGFVGGIYAVERVRLGSHRDGWASTRAVMRSAGYPVLVELSCCLLVLGAWLGATLWG, encoded by the coding sequence ATGGACGTGGGGCAGCTCGTGCTGGTGTGCCTGGTGATACTGCTGGGCGTCATCGGCGTACTGATCCCCGGAGTGCCGGGGCCCGCCATCGTCTGGGCCGCGGTGGTCTGGTGGGCCCTGAGCGACACCTCGGCCCTCGCCTGGGGCGTACTGATCGGGTCCACGGCGGTGCTGCTGCTCAGCCAGGCGCTCCGACCGCTGCTGCCGTCGCGGCGGACCCGCCCGAGCGGTATCCGGCGGCGCACGCTGCTGGCCGGGGGGCTCACGGGAATCGTGGGGTTCTTCGTCCTGCCGGTGGTGGGCGTGGTCCCGGGTTTCGTCGGCGGGATCTACGCGGTCGAGCGGGTCCGGCTGGGCAGCCACCGGGACGGCTGGGCGTCGACCCGCGCGGTGATGCGGTCGGCGGGGTATCCGGTGCTGGTGGAGCTGTCCTGCTGTCTGCTGGTGCTGGGCGCCTGGCTGGGCGCGACGCTCTGGGGCTGA
- a CDS encoding M23 family metallopeptidase, with the protein MTRLRRLSTTFAGALLVLAGILTVPAAAAETAEAGSSDTASAAAAPTFKAPYPCGQRWTYSHHSAEVRRALDFVRADGGTTNGTPALASAAGTATRHSQPSGAGNYISIDHGGGWTTYYFHLGSFSVASGQQVGQGQQIGTTGSSGNSSGPHLHYEQLLNGVGQNIVINGAGLPYPGSYNQSFLTGDNGCGGGGGGTPFRTWGTDVAVRADARLGAALVTRLAGPTSVHVVCQKQGDTVNAEGYSNNWWSKLRDQGGFVSNIYIDHPAAQLPGVPLC; encoded by the coding sequence GTGACCCGTCTCAGACGCCTATCGACCACATTCGCCGGTGCGCTCCTCGTACTCGCGGGGATCCTGACGGTACCCGCCGCGGCGGCGGAAACGGCCGAAGCGGGCTCCTCCGACACGGCATCCGCGGCGGCGGCCCCCACGTTCAAGGCCCCCTACCCGTGCGGCCAGCGGTGGACCTACAGCCACCACTCCGCCGAGGTGCGCCGGGCGCTGGACTTCGTACGCGCCGACGGCGGCACCACCAACGGCACCCCGGCCCTCGCGTCGGCCGCGGGCACCGCGACCCGGCACAGCCAGCCGAGCGGCGCCGGCAACTACATCTCCATCGACCACGGCGGCGGCTGGACGACGTACTACTTCCACCTCGGCTCGTTCTCGGTGGCCAGCGGACAGCAGGTCGGCCAGGGCCAGCAGATCGGCACCACCGGTTCCTCCGGCAACTCCTCCGGCCCGCATCTGCACTACGAGCAGCTGCTGAACGGCGTCGGGCAGAACATCGTCATCAACGGCGCCGGTCTTCCCTACCCGGGCAGCTACAACCAGTCCTTCCTCACCGGCGACAACGGCTGCGGCGGCGGAGGCGGCGGAACGCCCTTCCGGACCTGGGGCACCGATGTCGCCGTACGCGCCGACGCCCGGCTCGGCGCCGCGCTCGTGACCCGGCTGGCCGGACCCACCAGTGTCCATGTCGTGTGCCAGAAGCAGGGCGACACGGTGAACGCCGAGGGTTACTCGAACAACTGGTGGAGCAAGCTGCGCGACCAGGGCGGCTTCGTCTCCAACATCTACATCGACCATCCGGCGGCCCAGCTCCCCGGAGTGCCGCTCTGCTGA
- a CDS encoding N-acetylmuramoyl-L-alanine amidase, whose translation MTLMTGWRRGRAVLLGTVVAASLALTGQPATAAPYPGGEAAPDAAPAAMNTAFAKAAAAYDVPRDLLVAVGYGETHLDGHGGRPSQANGYGVMHLVSQPEHKTLERAAKLTGVPVATLKKDTVANIRGAAAVLRAEADTQGLDATGRDSLAAWYPVAAAYGAAADDRTARLYADAAYDLLNKGLRAQVAGNEQVLVKARKVTPDRGKYAKIASDFGVLSDDYPAALWVPASTSNYQAGRTSAINKVVIHVTQGSYAGSISWFQNPASQVSAHYVIRSSDGQVTQTVRDANTAWHARSANASSIGIEHEGYVADPSWFTDSMYRSSAALTRHLTSKYGIPRTRAAIVGHSEVPGNDHTDPGANWNWTYYMSLVNGGGGNPDPGGTSFPTWGTGVSIRKEATTTSAQVASLAGPTTVKVQCQKRGQLVNYQGYSNDAWSYLPAYGGYISNIFIDVSEPWLPGVPNC comes from the coding sequence ATGACTCTGATGACTGGCTGGAGGCGCGGCCGGGCCGTGCTGCTCGGCACCGTCGTCGCCGCGTCGCTGGCCCTGACCGGCCAGCCGGCGACCGCCGCCCCCTACCCCGGCGGCGAGGCCGCCCCCGACGCCGCGCCGGCCGCCATGAACACGGCGTTCGCCAAGGCCGCCGCCGCGTACGACGTCCCGCGTGACCTGCTCGTCGCGGTCGGATACGGCGAGACACACCTCGACGGTCACGGCGGCAGACCGAGCCAGGCCAACGGCTACGGCGTGATGCACCTGGTCAGCCAGCCGGAGCACAAGACGCTGGAGCGGGCCGCGAAGCTCACCGGTGTCCCGGTCGCCACGCTGAAGAAGGACACGGTGGCCAACATCCGCGGCGCCGCCGCCGTCCTGCGCGCCGAGGCCGACACGCAGGGCCTGGACGCCACCGGGCGCGACTCGCTCGCCGCGTGGTACCCGGTCGCCGCCGCGTACGGCGCCGCGGCCGACGACCGTACGGCGCGGCTGTACGCGGACGCCGCGTACGACCTGCTCAACAAGGGTCTACGCGCGCAGGTCGCCGGCAACGAGCAGGTGCTCGTCAAGGCCCGCAAGGTGACGCCGGACCGCGGCAAGTACGCGAAGATCGCCTCCGACTTCGGTGTGCTGAGCGACGACTACCCGGCGGCCCTCTGGGTCCCGGCCAGCACCTCGAACTACCAGGCGGGCCGCACGTCGGCGATCAACAAGGTCGTCATCCATGTGACCCAGGGCTCGTACGCCGGCTCCATCAGCTGGTTCCAGAACCCGGCCTCGCAGGTCAGCGCGCACTACGTGATCCGCTCGTCGGACGGCCAGGTCACCCAGACGGTGCGGGACGCCAACACCGCCTGGCACGCGCGCTCGGCCAACGCCAGCTCCATCGGCATCGAGCACGAGGGCTACGTCGCGGATCCGTCGTGGTTCACCGACTCGATGTACCGCTCGTCGGCCGCGCTGACCCGTCACCTCACCTCGAAGTACGGCATCCCGCGCACCCGCGCCGCGATCGTCGGCCACAGCGAGGTTCCGGGCAACGACCACACCGACCCGGGTGCCAACTGGAACTGGACCTACTACATGTCGCTCGTCAACGGCGGCGGCGGCAACCCCGACCCGGGCGGCACGTCGTTCCCGACGTGGGGCACCGGTGTGAGCATCCGCAAGGAGGCCACCACCACCTCGGCGCAGGTCGCCAGCCTGGCGGGCCCGACCACGGTCAAGGTCCAGTGCCAGAAGCGCGGACAGCTCGTCAACTACCAGGGCTACAGCAACGACGCGTGGTCCTACCTGCCGGCCTACGGCGGCTACATCTCGAACATCTTCATCGACGTCTCGGAGCCGTGGCTGCCGGGCGTGCCCAACTGCTGA
- a CDS encoding ArsR/SmtB family transcription factor, giving the protein MLRVDLRGRELDRLRVADGADALWEAALSLHLLQDQQVPPAFAPWRREVRSALERAGLASSVRELMLLCPSAQYFPDFLTPGRGELDLDVGLDQLLSTPRRRLVAELTRLYARRRGPLPPTVRRLADGDTEALGRLATVLRRYYAVAVAPYLPALRAQAAADRSRRAEAALTGGAEGLLASYEEMPGWRREEGILRTPYPVSRELLLQGRTLTLVPGFFCVGTPLALVDDALPPVLVHPLSPAPGWLARSRLGEATPPVAQLIGTSRARLLELLDRPMTTTGLAGALRMSPSTASRHASVLREAGLLTSRRHGNRMMHHRTRLGKALLDGPAP; this is encoded by the coding sequence GTGTTGCGAGTCGATCTCCGCGGGCGGGAGTTGGACCGGCTGCGCGTGGCGGACGGGGCCGACGCGCTGTGGGAGGCCGCGCTCAGCCTCCATCTGCTCCAGGACCAGCAGGTCCCGCCGGCCTTCGCGCCCTGGCGCCGCGAGGTCCGCTCGGCCCTGGAACGGGCCGGACTCGCCTCGTCCGTACGGGAGTTGATGCTGCTCTGCCCGTCGGCCCAGTACTTCCCGGACTTTCTCACCCCCGGCCGGGGCGAGTTGGACCTCGATGTCGGCCTCGACCAGCTGCTGTCCACTCCCCGCCGCCGTCTCGTCGCCGAACTCACGCGACTCTACGCGCGCAGACGAGGCCCGCTGCCTCCCACCGTACGGCGGCTGGCCGACGGCGACACGGAGGCGCTGGGCCGGCTCGCCACGGTGCTGCGGCGCTACTACGCGGTCGCCGTGGCCCCGTATCTGCCCGCCCTCCGGGCCCAGGCCGCGGCCGACCGCTCCCGCCGCGCCGAGGCGGCGCTGACCGGGGGAGCGGAGGGACTGCTGGCCAGTTACGAGGAGATGCCCGGCTGGCGCCGCGAGGAGGGCATCCTGCGCACCCCGTATCCGGTCAGCCGTGAACTGCTCCTCCAGGGGCGGACGTTGACCCTGGTGCCGGGCTTCTTCTGCGTCGGGACGCCGCTGGCCCTGGTCGACGACGCGCTGCCGCCGGTGCTGGTCCACCCGCTGTCCCCGGCACCCGGCTGGCTGGCACGCTCCCGGCTGGGCGAGGCGACCCCGCCGGTGGCCCAGCTGATCGGCACCTCGCGCGCCCGGCTGCTGGAACTGCTCGACCGGCCGATGACGACGACGGGGCTGGCCGGGGCGCTGCGGATGTCCCCCTCGACCGCGAGCCGCCACGCCTCCGTGCTGCGCGAGGCGGGGCTGCTGACCTCCCGCAGGCACGGAAACCGGATGATGCACCACCGCACCCGGTTGGGGAAGGCCCTTCTTGACGGGCCCGCCCCCTGA
- a CDS encoding PPOX class F420-dependent oxidoreductase, whose product MTEFSEAERSYLSSQRLGRLATVDPKGQPQANPVGFFPQPDGTILIGGYALGTTKKWRNLRANPKVALVVDDVVSLKPWKVRGVDIRGEAELLTGPHELGPHFSEELIRIHPRKIHSWGLDEAV is encoded by the coding sequence ATGACCGAATTCAGCGAGGCCGAGCGCTCGTACCTGTCCTCCCAGCGACTGGGCCGGCTGGCCACCGTCGATCCGAAGGGCCAGCCGCAGGCCAACCCGGTGGGGTTCTTCCCGCAGCCGGACGGCACGATCCTGATCGGCGGGTACGCGCTGGGCACCACCAAGAAGTGGCGGAACCTCCGGGCCAACCCGAAGGTGGCGCTGGTGGTGGACGACGTCGTGAGCCTCAAGCCCTGGAAGGTGCGGGGCGTGGACATCCGGGGTGAGGCCGAACTGCTCACCGGGCCGCACGAGTTGGGACCGCACTTCAGCGAGGAGCTGATCCGGATCCATCCGCGGAAGATCCACAGCTGGGGTCTGGACGAGGCGGTCTGA
- the rsgA gene encoding ribosome small subunit-dependent GTPase A — MSFSSASSEASSAALALAPYGWDDGWAAEFTPYAAQGLLPGRVLRVDRGQCDVVTPGGTVRADTEFVVPRDPMKVVCTGDWVAVDPGGDPRYVRTLLPRRTAFVRSTSSKRSEGQVLAANLDHAIIAVPLAVELDLARIERFLALAWESGAQPLVVLTKADLVPDPTGLSYLVDDVETAAPGVRVLAVSAATGEGVDVLAAVVAGSTSVLLGVSGAGKSTLANALLGADVMEVRAIRDVDGKGRHTTTTRNLLVLPGGGVLIDTPGLRGVGLWDAGQGVGQVFAEIEELAGDCRFHDCAHGSEPGCAVLAALEDGSLSERRLESYRKLLRENQRIVAKTDARLRAEIRREWRLKGAEGRAAMEAKRGGRAR; from the coding sequence TTGTCTTTCTCCTCCGCCTCCTCCGAGGCTTCCTCCGCCGCGCTCGCGCTCGCTCCCTACGGCTGGGACGACGGCTGGGCGGCCGAGTTCACCCCGTACGCCGCACAGGGCCTGCTGCCCGGACGCGTCCTGCGGGTCGACCGGGGTCAGTGCGACGTCGTCACCCCCGGCGGCACGGTGCGCGCCGACACCGAGTTCGTGGTGCCGCGCGACCCGATGAAGGTCGTGTGCACCGGGGACTGGGTCGCGGTCGACCCCGGCGGCGACCCCCGGTACGTGCGGACGCTGCTGCCGCGCCGTACCGCGTTCGTACGCTCCACCTCGTCCAAGCGCTCCGAGGGCCAGGTCCTCGCGGCCAACCTCGACCACGCGATCATCGCCGTGCCGCTCGCCGTCGAGCTGGACCTGGCGCGGATCGAGCGTTTCCTCGCCCTGGCCTGGGAGAGCGGCGCCCAGCCGCTCGTCGTGCTCACCAAGGCCGACCTGGTACCGGATCCGACCGGCCTGTCGTATCTCGTCGACGACGTCGAGACCGCGGCGCCCGGCGTGCGGGTCCTCGCCGTCAGCGCGGCGACGGGGGAGGGGGTCGACGTGCTGGCCGCCGTCGTCGCGGGAAGCACGAGCGTGCTGCTCGGCGTCTCCGGCGCCGGGAAGTCGACCCTGGCCAACGCCCTGCTCGGCGCGGACGTGATGGAGGTGCGGGCCATCCGGGACGTCGACGGTAAGGGCCGGCACACCACGACCACCCGCAATCTGCTGGTGCTGCCCGGCGGCGGCGTGCTCATCGACACCCCGGGCCTGCGGGGCGTCGGGCTGTGGGACGCCGGGCAGGGGGTGGGGCAGGTCTTCGCCGAGATCGAGGAACTGGCCGGGGACTGCCGGTTCCACGACTGCGCCCACGGCAGCGAGCCGGGCTGCGCCGTGCTCGCCGCGCTGGAGGACGGGTCGCTGTCCGAGCGGCGGCTGGAGAGCTACCGCAAACTGCTGCGGGAGAACCAGCGCATCGTCGCCAAGACCGACGCCCGGCTGCGGGCCGAGATCCGCCGCGAGTGGCGGCTCAAGGGCGCGGAGGGCCGCGCGGCCATGGAGGCCAAACGCGGCGGCCGGGCCCGGTAG
- a CDS encoding M24 family metallopeptidase has translation MNGSSAPIVPFTADDYRARMDRTVREAVGAGLAGVVVAPGPDMVWLTGYAPPADTERLTLLVLTPDGGPVLVVPKLEAPDAEGAAGASALTLRDWTDGTDPYGVTAPLLGTTGRYGISDNTWALHLIGLQEALPGTSYTPLTNALPMLRAVKDTREVELLAAAGAAADAAYEEIKRVSFAGRSESEVASDLAALLRRFGHSRVDFTVVGSGPNGANPHHEAGDRIIEDGDMVVLDFGGLYEGYGSDTSRTVHVGEPTEEERRVHDLVREAQRAACEAVRPGIACQEVDRVARAVIADGGYGPHFIHRTGHGIGVTTHEPPYMVEGEEQPLVPGMCFSVEPGVYLPGRFGVRIEDIVTVTASGGRRLNTSEREMAVVR, from the coding sequence ATGAATGGCAGCAGCGCACCCATCGTTCCCTTCACCGCCGACGACTACCGCGCCCGGATGGACCGCACCGTGCGGGAGGCGGTCGGCGCCGGGCTGGCCGGTGTGGTCGTGGCACCCGGACCCGACATGGTCTGGCTCACCGGGTACGCGCCGCCGGCCGACACCGAGCGGCTGACCCTGCTGGTGCTCACCCCGGACGGCGGACCCGTTCTCGTCGTGCCGAAGCTGGAGGCGCCCGACGCGGAGGGGGCCGCCGGGGCGTCCGCGCTGACCCTGCGGGACTGGACCGACGGCACCGACCCGTACGGGGTGACCGCGCCCCTGCTCGGCACCACGGGGCGGTACGGCATCAGCGACAACACCTGGGCGCTGCACCTCATCGGCCTCCAGGAGGCGCTGCCCGGCACCTCGTACACCCCGCTGACGAACGCGCTCCCGATGCTCCGCGCCGTCAAGGACACGCGTGAGGTGGAGCTGCTCGCCGCGGCGGGCGCCGCCGCCGACGCCGCGTACGAGGAGATCAAGAGGGTGTCCTTCGCGGGCCGTTCGGAGTCCGAGGTCGCCTCGGACCTCGCGGCGCTGCTGCGCCGGTTCGGGCACTCCCGGGTCGACTTCACCGTGGTCGGCTCCGGCCCCAACGGCGCCAATCCCCACCACGAGGCCGGTGACCGGATCATCGAGGACGGCGACATGGTCGTGCTCGACTTCGGCGGTCTGTACGAGGGGTACGGCTCCGACACCTCGCGCACCGTGCACGTCGGCGAGCCCACCGAGGAGGAGCGGCGCGTCCACGACCTGGTGCGGGAGGCGCAGCGGGCGGCCTGCGAGGCGGTACGGCCCGGCATCGCCTGCCAGGAGGTGGACCGGGTGGCGCGCGCGGTGATCGCCGACGGCGGGTACGGCCCGCACTTCATCCACCGCACCGGCCACGGCATCGGGGTCACCACGCACGAGCCGCCCTACATGGTCGAGGGCGAGGAGCAGCCGCTCGTACCGGGCATGTGCTTCTCCGTGGAGCCGGGCGTCTATCTGCCGGGCCGCTTCGGTGTCCGGATCGAGGACATCGTCACCGTCACCGCCTCGGGCGGGCGGCGGCTCAACACCTCGGAGCGGGAGATGGCCGTGGTGCGCTAG